Proteins found in one Pseudoxanthomonas sp. SL93 genomic segment:
- a CDS encoding tetratricopeptide repeat protein gives MSAWLDALHFLRPHWLWALLALPLLAWLWQARRRQRSVWRGVVDAHLLPHLMVRGTGIASRTPLFVACLPWILAVLALAGPSWRLGEQPLWQSKTPLVIVLDLSSRVTATDLPPSRLLQARAKLAQLLEARDGGQVALVVVADDAFTVAPLTEDAANVQLYLDDLSPEIMPVDGERIDRGISWATRLLAQAQFKQGDILLLADHADGMARDAAAAARAKGYAVSALGLGTATGAAYRRSDGTLARAALDEGSLQRLASAGGGRYHALSASQADLMRLGVLLPEQATATAGNGAGKAWRDEGYWLVLPLLLLSLLAFRRGAVVVFIGVLCLPIAMPAQAAGIDWWQRADQQRHAQLEQGAQAYRGGDFVEAEKAFTGIDTAEGWYNLGNALAKQGRYDEAIRAYDTALQRQPGMQDAVANRAAVDAARKRPPSGGDGQGKDSPDNGPQDRGSQGKGQQGKGQQGADSPNPAPPQPPPSQPPSSGDAKGAAPQGSPAKAPPAQSPPDAATQAAADAAQRERMRQAIAQQQAGQRSDSKPGQQAVAGETAAQRERRQAVDAWLRRVPDEPGALLKAKLRLEQERRQREGQ, from the coding sequence GCTGCTTGCGTGGCTCTGGCAGGCGCGACGCCGGCAGCGCAGCGTGTGGCGTGGGGTGGTGGACGCGCATCTGCTGCCGCATCTGATGGTGCGTGGCACGGGCATCGCTTCGCGCACGCCGCTGTTCGTCGCCTGCCTCCCCTGGATCCTGGCCGTGCTCGCGCTGGCCGGCCCGAGCTGGCGCCTGGGCGAACAACCGCTCTGGCAATCGAAGACGCCGCTGGTGATCGTGCTGGACCTCTCCAGCCGCGTCACCGCCACCGACCTGCCGCCCTCGCGGCTGTTGCAGGCGCGGGCGAAGCTCGCGCAGCTCCTGGAGGCCCGTGACGGTGGGCAGGTCGCGCTGGTGGTGGTGGCCGACGATGCGTTCACGGTGGCGCCGTTGACGGAAGACGCGGCCAACGTGCAGCTGTACCTGGATGATCTGTCGCCGGAGATCATGCCGGTGGATGGCGAACGGATCGATCGCGGCATCAGCTGGGCCACGCGCCTGCTGGCGCAGGCGCAGTTCAAACAGGGCGACATCCTGCTGCTTGCCGATCACGCCGATGGCATGGCACGCGATGCCGCAGCGGCAGCGCGAGCGAAGGGCTACGCCGTTTCCGCGCTCGGCCTTGGCACGGCGACGGGCGCGGCCTATCGCCGCAGCGACGGCACGCTCGCCCGCGCGGCGCTGGATGAAGGCTCGCTCCAGCGCCTTGCCTCCGCCGGCGGCGGCCGCTACCACGCGTTGAGCGCCAGCCAAGCGGACCTGATGCGGCTGGGTGTCCTGCTGCCCGAACAGGCGACAGCAACGGCTGGCAACGGCGCGGGCAAGGCATGGCGTGATGAAGGCTACTGGCTGGTGTTGCCGCTGTTGCTGCTTTCGTTGCTCGCGTTCCGTCGTGGTGCGGTGGTGGTTTTCATCGGTGTCCTGTGCCTGCCCATCGCGATGCCTGCGCAGGCGGCCGGCATCGACTGGTGGCAGCGCGCCGACCAGCAACGGCACGCGCAGCTCGAACAGGGTGCGCAGGCCTACCGGGGCGGCGATTTCGTCGAAGCCGAGAAAGCGTTCACCGGCATCGACACGGCGGAGGGCTGGTACAACCTCGGCAATGCGCTGGCGAAGCAGGGCCGCTACGACGAGGCCATTCGCGCCTACGACACTGCGCTGCAGCGGCAGCCGGGCATGCAGGATGCGGTGGCGAACCGGGCCGCGGTCGATGCCGCCCGCAAGCGCCCGCCTTCGGGCGGCGATGGGCAGGGCAAGGATTCGCCGGACAACGGCCCGCAGGACAGAGGCTCCCAGGGCAAAGGCCAGCAAGGCAAAGGCCAGCAGGGGGCGGACTCCCCGAATCCTGCCCCGCCGCAACCTCCCCCATCGCAGCCGCCGTCTTCCGGCGATGCGAAGGGCGCTGCCCCGCAAGGCTCGCCAGCGAAAGCGCCACCCGCGCAATCACCGCCCGACGCCGCCACGCAGGCGGCAGCCGATGCGGCCCAGCGCGAACGCATGCGCCAGGCCATCGCGCAGCAGCAGGCCGGGCAGCGCAGCGACAGCAAACCCGGGCAGCAGGCGGTGGCCGGCGAGACCGCAGCGCAGCGCGAGCGCAGGCAGGCGGTCGATGCATGGTTGCGCCGCGTACCCGATGAGCCGGGTGCGTTGTTGAAGGCGAAACTCCGGCTGGAACAAGAGCGCCGGCAGAGGGAAGGGCAATGA